In Trueperaceae bacterium, the sequence AGCGCGATGATCAGGCTGAGGATCGCGAACGAGAAGTCGTAGTCGTAGCGCCTGAACGAGTTCATGAGGGTGCCGCCGATGCCGCCCGCCCCCACGATGCCGACGATCGTCGAGGCGCGCAGGTTGATGTCGAACTGGTAGATGGTGAGGCCGACCTGACGCGGCATTATCTGTGGGAAGACGGCGAAGGTGAGGGTCTTGAAGTAACCCGCCCCGGTCGCCTTGATCGCCTCGACCTGGCCCGGATCGATCTCCTCGATCGACTCGGCGATGAGCTTGCCTACGAAACCGACGGTGTAGACGATGAGCGTGAGGATGCCGGCCAGCGGGCCGAAGCCCACCGCCTTGACGAAGATGATCGCGACGATCACCGGGTGGAAGCTGCGGGCCACGATGACGATCGCCCGCCCCAGCAGGTAGACGAACCGGGGCACGATGTTGCGGGCCGCCAGGATGCCTGCCGGGATGCTCAGCAGGATGCCCGCGATGGTGGCGATGATGGCTATCTGGATGCTCTCGATGAAGCCGGAGATGAGCAGCTCCCAACGGCTGTAGTCGAGCGGGAACGCGCCATCGAAGATCTGGACCGCGCGCGTCATCCCCTCCTCTATGCGCGCCCAGTCGAACTCGAGGGTGGCCACGGCCCACACCAGATAGGCCGCCGAGACGAGCCAGATGCCGTAGCGAAGCCAGCGATTGGCGATGAAGGGGGTCCGCCGCCACTGGTAGTGGGCAGGTTGGGTCATCACGCCTCGGTTACCGCGGTCTCGCGCTGCTCGGCGGCATCTCCGCCGTAGATCTCCTCGAGGGCGGCGTCGTCGAGCTGGGCGCCGCTGCCGTCGAAGATTATGCGGCCGTGCCTCAGCCCCACGATCCGCTGGCAGTGCTTCTTCGCCTGCTCGACGTTGTGGAGGTTGATGAGCACCGGCAGCGAGTATTCCCTGGCGAGCTCACCCAGGAGCTGCATGATCTGCTCCGAGGTCTTCGGGTCGAGCGATGCCGTGGGCTCGTCGGCCAGGAGAATGTGTGGGTCCTGCATCAGCGCCCTGACCACGCCCACCCGCTGGCGCTCGCCGCCCGAAAGGGCGTCGGCCCGCTTGTTCACGTATTGCGGCAGGCCCACTCGCTTGAGCAGTTCGTAGGCCCGGTCGATGTCCTCCTGTAGGAAGCGGCGGCTCGCGGCCCGCCAGAACGGGGCGTAGCCCAGACGCCCGGAGAGGACGTTCTCCATGACGGTGAGTCGGTCGACGAGGTTGAAGCCCTGAAATATCATCCCGATCCGGCGGCGCGCCTGCCGGAGCTCTTGGCCGCGAAGCCCAGTGAGGTCGATGTCGTTGAGCCGGATCGAACCGGAGGTGGGCTCGACCAGCCGGTTGATGCAACGCAGGAGGGTGCTCTTGCCTGCGCCGGAGGAGCCGATGATCGCGGTCATGCCGCGCTCCTCGACGGTGAGGTCCAGATTGTCGAGGACGATGTCGCCCGTCCCGTAGCGTTTGACCAGGTTCGAAATGACCAGCATTCTTCTACTTTCGCATCAGATAGGGTTGCAAGCAGCAGGGCAAACCCTCGGAACGTGCCGAGGGTTTGCCCTGGATCGGTATAGGGCCTACTGAAGTCCGGCCGGGGTGTACTCCACTCCGTTGGCTGCCTGGATGGTGCGGATCACCCGCCAGGCCTTCTCGTAGTCGATGGGGATGAACTTGTCGACGTTGTCGAACTCCTCGCCCAGGGCGGTCCCCTCGAACTCGAAGGTGAAGAACGCTTCCTTGATCTTCTCGACGAGGTCGGGATGCAGATTGTGGGCGTAGGCGTACGAGGTGGTGGGGAACGGGTCGGATTCGTAGATGATCTTCACTTCGGACGGGTCGTAGAGGCCGCGGTCTGCCATCCGCTCGACGACTTCGGAGGCTACCGGAGCCGCGTCGTAGTCGCCTGCTACCACGCCGAGCATCGACTGGTCGTGGCTGCCCGAGTAGACGACCTCGTAATCCTCGCCGGGGACGATGCCCAGCTCGGGGAAAAGGGCACGGGGAGCCTGGTTGCCGGAGTTCGAAGTGGGGGAGGTGTGGGCGACCACCTTGCCCTTCAGGTCCTCGATGCTGTCGATACCGCTGTCCACCCGCGTGTAGAGCTGCAGGGTGTAGCCGAAGCGGCCCTCTTCGGTGCCCATGATGGCGAACGGTACGGCGCCGGCCAGGTTCACCGCGAACGGCGTGGGCCCGGTCGAGAACCCGGCTACATGCAGGCGGCCCGAGCGCATCGCTTCGACCTCGGCCGCGTTCGACTGGACCGCGAAGAAGCGGACGTTCTTGCCGGTCACCTCGGCCAGGTGGTCGATGAACGGCTGCCAGATGTCCTCGTAGATGGCAGGGTCTTCGACCGGGGTGTAAGCGAAGACTAGCGTGTCCGGGTTCACCCATTCGCTCTCGTCCTCGGGCAGGTCGGCCACCAGGTCGCCGTTCTCGTCGCAATACATCTCGGCGAGCTGGCCCCGGTTGCTGCACTCCTCCTGGGCTACGGCGCTCGAGACGAGCAGGCCCAGCAGGAGCGTGAGCAGCAGGGTGAGCTGCCTGTATCCGAATGTCCTCGTGAAACTGGCGGTCGTGTGCACTGATTCCTCCTCCAGATAGCGAACGGCCCCATGTCGTTCCCGCTGCCGGCTGTTGGTCGCCGCGCTCAGGTTGTGGGTGATAGCGAGTCTAGCACGGCTTAAGGCGACACCGCGGAGGAGTCAGCGAGATCAGGCGTTCGCCTTCACACCCTTCCGCCGGATGGCGGCGCGGAACCCGGGGAGCGAGCGTTCGATCATCTCGTCGCTGGCGGTGAGGGAGATTCGGAAGTACCCGGGCATCTCGAAGATGGCGCCGGGGAGGACGTATACGCCGTGCCGGGCCAACTCGTCGCAGAACGCCAGGTCGTCCTCGAGCGGCGATTCGACGAGCAGGTAGAAGGTTCCTTCGGGGAGGGCGAGGCTGTACCCCATGCTGCTCAGTTCGTTCACCATCAGGTCGCGCTTGCGCTTCAGGTGGTCCATGTCGATGGTGAGCTCCTCGAGGTCGGCCAGCGAGTGCTGCATCAGTGCGTTGGGGAAGGCGAACCCGGTGACGAACTGGGTGGCCATGATGGCCTCGCGCAACCGCTCGGGATCCGGCATCTCGGGCGACAGGGCGATGTAGCCGATGCGCTGACCGGGCGTGAGCAGGGTCTTGCCGTAGGTGTATAGGACGAGGGAGTACGCGTAGTAGGCGGCGGGGCTGGGGAAGTGCCGATCGCCGAAGATTATCCGGCTGTACGACTCGTCGGAGAGGAGGTAGATCGGGCGGCCGTTGCGTTCGCTGGCGGCGCTGAGGATGCGGGAGAGCCGCTCGAGGGTTTCAGGCGGGTAGATCCTGCCGGTCGGGTTGTTCGGACTGTTCACGATGATCGCCTGGGTTCGCTCGCTGATGGCCGCTTCGATCGCTCGCAGGTCGAGGTCGAGGGTCCGCTCGGCG encodes:
- the phnE gene encoding phosphonate ABC transporter, permease protein PhnE codes for the protein MTQPAHYQWRRTPFIANRWLRYGIWLVSAAYLVWAVATLEFDWARIEEGMTRAVQIFDGAFPLDYSRWELLISGFIESIQIAIIATIAGILLSIPAGILAARNIVPRFVYLLGRAIVIVARSFHPVIVAIIFVKAVGFGPLAGILTLIVYTVGFVGKLIAESIEEIDPGQVEAIKATGAGYFKTLTFAVFPQIMPRQVGLTIYQFDINLRASTIVGIVGAGGIGGTLMNSFRRYDYDFSFAILSLIIALVIFGEWVSGKLRKRIT
- the phnC gene encoding phosphonate ABC transporter ATP-binding protein, whose product is MLVISNLVKRYGTGDIVLDNLDLTVEERGMTAIIGSSGAGKSTLLRCINRLVEPTSGSIRLNDIDLTGLRGQELRQARRRIGMIFQGFNLVDRLTVMENVLSGRLGYAPFWRAASRRFLQEDIDRAYELLKRVGLPQYVNKRADALSGGERQRVGVVRALMQDPHILLADEPTASLDPKTSEQIMQLLGELAREYSLPVLINLHNVEQAKKHCQRIVGLRHGRIIFDGSGAQLDDAALEEIYGGDAAEQRETAVTEA
- the phnD gene encoding phosphate/phosphite/phosphonate ABC transporter substrate-binding protein yields the protein MHTTASFTRTFGYRQLTLLLTLLLGLLVSSAVAQEECSNRGQLAEMYCDENGDLVADLPEDESEWVNPDTLVFAYTPVEDPAIYEDIWQPFIDHLAEVTGKNVRFFAVQSNAAEVEAMRSGRLHVAGFSTGPTPFAVNLAGAVPFAIMGTEEGRFGYTLQLYTRVDSGIDSIEDLKGKVVAHTSPTSNSGNQAPRALFPELGIVPGEDYEVVYSGSHDQSMLGVVAGDYDAAPVASEVVERMADRGLYDPSEVKIIYESDPFPTTSYAYAHNLHPDLVEKIKEAFFTFEFEGTALGEEFDNVDKFIPIDYEKAWRVIRTIQAANGVEYTPAGLQ
- a CDS encoding aminotransferase class I/II-fold pyridoxal phosphate-dependent enzyme, yielding MAHQLSARIEATLAAMAPFTRFFNDSAWSRRDPADPGNCDFVFGNPHEMPLPGFVSALQRHVEPRDRNWFAYKDNHPASRRIIADALNRRRGTSYRANDIFVTNGAFAAISVSLATLIDQGDEVIFMSPPWFFYESMIVNNGGTAVRVRVAERTLDLDLRAIEAAISERTQAIIVNSPNNPTGRIYPPETLERLSRILSAASERNGRPIYLLSDESYSRIIFGDRHFPSPAAYYAYSLVLYTYGKTLLTPGQRIGYIALSPEMPDPERLREAIMATQFVTGFAFPNALMQHSLADLEELTIDMDHLKRKRDLMVNELSSMGYSLALPEGTFYLLVESPLEDDLAFCDELARHGVYVLPGAIFEMPGYFRISLTASDEMIERSLPGFRAAIRRKGVKANA